One window from the genome of Citrobacter telavivensis encodes:
- a CDS encoding iron-containing alcohol dehydrogenase has product MLKVIQSPAKYLQGPDAAMLFGEYAKNLADSFFVIADDFVMKLAGDKVLNGLHSHNISCHAERFNGECSHAEINRLIAILKQHGCRGVVGIGGGKTLDTAKAIGYYQKLPVVVIPTIASTDAPTSALSVIYTEAGEFEEYLIYPKNPDMVVMDTAIIAKAPVRLLVAGMGDALSTWFEAKACFDARATSMAGGQSTAAALSLARLCYDTLLAEGEKARLAAQAGVVTDALERIVEANTYLSGIGFESSGLAGAHAIHNGFTILEECHHLYHGEKVAFGTLAQLVLQNSPLEEIETVMGFCEKVGLPITLAQMGVKEGIESKIHAVAKATCAEGETIHNMPFPVTADSVYAAILTADLLGQQWLAR; this is encoded by the coding sequence ATGCTAAAAGTTATTCAATCTCCAGCCAAATATCTCCAGGGACCTGATGCCGCCATGCTGTTTGGCGAATACGCTAAAAACCTGGCCGACAGCTTTTTTGTTATCGCCGATGACTTCGTGATGAAGTTGGCGGGCGACAAAGTATTGAACGGCCTGCATAGCCACAATATTAGCTGCCATGCGGAACGGTTTAACGGCGAGTGCAGCCATGCGGAAATCAACCGCCTGATCGCCATTCTTAAGCAGCACGGCTGCCGCGGCGTGGTGGGTATCGGCGGCGGGAAAACCCTCGATACAGCGAAGGCGATCGGCTATTACCAGAAGCTGCCGGTGGTGGTGATCCCGACAATTGCCTCAACCGATGCGCCGACCAGCGCGCTGTCGGTTATCTACACCGAGGCGGGCGAGTTTGAAGAGTATCTGATCTACCCGAAAAACCCGGATATGGTGGTGATGGACACGGCGATTATCGCCAAAGCGCCGGTACGCTTGCTGGTGGCCGGGATGGGCGATGCGCTCTCCACCTGGTTTGAAGCCAAGGCCTGCTTCGATGCGCGAGCCACCAGCATGGCGGGCGGGCAGTCCACGGCGGCGGCCTTGAGCCTGGCGCGCCTGTGCTATGATACGCTGCTGGCGGAAGGCGAAAAAGCACGCCTGGCGGCTCAGGCTGGAGTGGTGACCGATGCGCTGGAGCGTATTGTCGAAGCCAACACCTATCTGAGCGGTATCGGTTTTGAGAGCAGCGGCCTGGCCGGCGCGCACGCGATTCACAACGGTTTCACCATCCTTGAAGAGTGCCACCATCTGTATCACGGCGAAAAAGTCGCTTTCGGCACCCTGGCGCAGCTGGTACTGCAAAATAGCCCGCTGGAAGAGATCGAAACCGTGATGGGCTTCTGTGAAAAAGTCGGCCTGCCGATCACCCTTGCCCAGATGGGCGTGAAAGAGGGTATCGAAAGCAAAATCCACGCGGTGGCGAAAGCCACCTGCGCGGAAGGCGAAACCATCCACAATATGCCGTTCCCGGTCACCGCGGATAGCGTCTACGCCGCCATCCTTACCGCGGACCTGCTTGGGCAGCAGTGGCTGGCGCGTTAA